The sequence TTCTTGGCGCCTCCAATCCAAGGCTCGCCATGGGCGAAGAGCAAGTGGTCAAACTCCAGTTCAAGGTGCGATAGGAAAACCTTCCGTAAGCCGCGCTTAACCGCCTTGGGGTCATCACCCATTAAATAGTCTGGGACAAAACCCAGCTCGCCATCCTCACGTATTAACGCATCTCCAATGGAGAGGATCCCGGCATTTAAGGGGATATAAAAGGCTGTCTCCTCCGGACACAATACTCCGACCTCAAGCGCCAGTATTCCGCCGGGCAGTTCGTCTCCATGATTGAACGCTTTCACCTTTTCTCCCCGGGTGAACTCGTGGAGTCCTTCTTTATGGCACCACACCTTTGCTCCGTAGTAATCAGCAAACCTTCCGCTGTGGCGATAATGGTGCCGGTTAGTTAAGTAAACGTGCCTGGGCGGCTTCTTCTTTTTGAACCAGCCTATCCCCTCCACAGAGACTCTGGGATCAATCAAGAATGCCGGTCTGGTAACAGCGATGTAGTACGAATGAACGTCCTGTTCGATTCCCTCATGGAACGTCGCCCAATGAAAGATGCCGGGAAGGATTTCCTGCATGATTCCTCCGGTACAGTTTCCGTCTTTAAGGAATATACTTCTAATTAAATGTACTGGATTTACCATTCGTCGTCGATCGTAATAAAGCGCTAAGCGGAAGCTTAACCAACCCCGTCATCGCACTATTTTCTTGACAGGGGTTCAGTCCTTGTGAAATAATCGCTAGACGTGGCTCATTCACAGGGTAGGATAAAAACGCTGTTAAGTCATATATAGGAGTTCGTGTATGTTACTTCACGATCTATTTGCAGAAGCGCTCAAGAATACTCCCGATAAAGAGGCGATTATCTTTAAGGGCAGGTCAACCTCGTATCGAGAACTTTATGATTTGATGAATAGGTCGGCGCGCGCCCTTTTAAGCCTGGGCATTGTCCGCGGCGATAGGGTAGCTATTTTCATGGAAAACCGTGTCGAATTAGTCGAACTTTATTTTGCCTGCTTCAGAATTTGTGCTATAGCGGTTCCGTTAAACCACCGTTATCAAACCGACGAGGTAATCTATGCAGTCAATCACTGTGGAGCTAAGGTGCTGATAGCAGATGGAAGTTTATTTCCCAGAGCCGAAGGCATAAAGGATTCAGTGCAATCCCTTCAAGGGATCTACGTATTCGGCGATGAACCCACAAATATGGAAAATTCCTGGAGCAGGATTCTAAAAAATCTGCCGGAGAATGCGGAATGGCCATTAGTCCAGGAGAACGACCCGGCAATGATTCTATATACCTCCGGCAGCACCAATAAACCAAAAGGGGTCACCCATACTCACGGTTCGATTTTCCATACCGCTTCGAGCCGTAAAATCTCGCAGTGCCTAACCGAAGAAGATGTCTCTTTGGCGGCCACGGCGATTTGTCATGCCGGGGCGTCAATTGGAGTGACCTTCCCTACTCTATATGCAGGTGGTACAGTGGTCATATTAGAAAAAACCGACCCGGTTCTATTTCTCGAAGCCTTGATAAAGCACCGTCCAACCCGCACCGTGATTCTCCCTGCGCAATTACTTGATGCAGTAGAACATCCCCAGGCCCAGTCGGTTGATTTTAACTGCCTCAAGGAAGTAGAATGCGGAGGAGACCAGATATCGCATGATTTATATGAACACTTCAACAAGGTTGCCGGTTATGAATTGAACCAGCTATATGGTCTCACCGAATGCGAGGGTGCTTGCATAAACCCACCGTTCGGGTTGATTAAGCGAGGATCAATAGGGAAGCCCAGGGAGGGCGTCGAAATTCGCCTAGTTAATCCGGATGGTAAAGATGTTCCTGATGGGGAGATCGGAGAAATCCTGATTAAAAGCGCTTCGGTGATGATTGGATACTGGAATGACCCCGAGAACACGAAAAAAACATTCTTGGACGGCTGGCTCAGGACAGGCGATTTGGGGCGAAGGGATGAAGACGGCTACCACCATTTTAACGGAAGGATAAAGGAAGTAATCATAAAAGGCGGCTCAAACGTTGCACCCGGTGAAGTAGAGGAAGTAATCGATGACCACCCGGATGTGATTATAAGCGGGGTGGTCGGGACGCCCGACCCGCGCTACGGACAGCTTATACACGCCTTCATCGAATTAAAACCAGGTTTAGAGAACCCTCCCGGAGAAAAAGAGCTTTCTGCCTACGCGGCCAAAAGATTGGCGGCCTACAAGGTGCCCGACCGCTGGACATTTGTCGAAGAACTCCCCAGGAACGAAGTGGGCAAGATTGACCGGAGAGGCTTACACGCGCTTGCGGCCAAGCTTGATTCTAAATAGTTTTACAGTTTATTAAGTTTCGTGATGAGTTGGAGGAACAGATTAAGTAGTCAAAAGAGGAAACCGAACTGTTGATGCAGGAGGTTCTGAGGGAAGCGTTTGAGGGAAAGGATATGGAAGAAAGCAATGCGGAAGTTTTTGTAGCTTAGTTGCTCTCAAGTAAAAACGCAAAGCCAGTAGATTATACGTTCGGAGATGCCAGAGGATATTTCCTTTTAAAACTCTCTAACAGTTCTCTAGAGTACATTCCAGCTTCGTCATCTTTTGATGCGATTTGCCCCAGAGTATTTGCAATACGGTTGCGAACATATAGAGGTGTATAGGTTGATCCTAAGTTGAAAGGAGATGCCATTAATAGATTTAGTGCAAGGGCCTCATTTGCAATAGCTGAGAAAGGTCTTTCAAACCATTTATCCTTTAGGTAGTTGGCTGTTTTTAGTAAATCATCTACGCCGCTGTTCATAACCCCTTTGATGGTATTTATATTTCCTCCCCTGGCGCATCAGGAACTGACCATCAAGGTTGTTGCCAATCCTCGCAAGTTAATAAGTATTCCACCCTGATAAGGAATTGTACTTTCACTCGATAACTTAAGACGTGCTCTGCTTGCGAGGTCATAACAACGGGTTAAATTTTCATACCATAAATTTTCTTTTTCTTGTTTCTGGGCACGAGATAAGAAATTAGTTGCATACCAAATTTCTACATGATGCCTTTCGGATATATAAGACAAAACATCCTGGAAGCAATGATCAGCAGCTTCATAATCTCCCAATTCTTCTAGCTCTAGTCCTCTCTCCCAGCTTCTTTTAGCTCTTTTATCTCCTATAGTGTCCCTTATAAATCCATACATTTTCTTGCTGCTATTATATGCGAGGATCGCTGCCATCATTTCCCAAGAATTTATAGTAAGTAAGTCCGCAGCTGCTTCGGAAGAAATTCCTAATTCACATAACCATTCATAAACTGAACCGCTTCCGCTGGGTAAATACGGTACGCCGGCAGGTGTCCAGAAGTCTCTTAAGGCTATATGATTAAACCATGCCATAACACCCTCTAGCTCATGTTTTTCGAACAAGTGAACTAAAGCTTCTATGTCGTGCCCATGTTCTATTCTATGATACATTCCTCCCACTGTCTCTTTTCCAGGCACTTTATCGATCCAAGTATTAATCTTTGTTAGTTGTTGAGCGTCGAAAAAAGTAGAAATGATTCTTTGCAATGAAGAGGAATCGCTATCCATAACATCTCTTGATAGGCGGGCAAGCTCGAGTTCGTTTATTTTTAGACCCATTGCTACAGCGGCATAAATAGCGGACTGTATTACTACGGGTGGTAATTTGTTTTCTTTCCACTCGTTCAGTAGCGAGCATTCACTCTTGATCAGCTCTATATCATCCTTAAATTTGAGTTTTACATTTCTTGGATAGACCTTAATTAATTCAGCTTTATCATCCAGGACTTCTTTTCCTTTATCCACTACAAAATCAACAGATGTATTTATTTTCTCTTTGGCTTCTTCAAAGTTTTTAGGTACGGCTTCCTTCACCGATTCTGAAACTCCTGAAACTGTTTTTTTAGCCTGTTCCCAAGCCCTTTTGAATGAAGAGAAATAATCTTTCTTATCTTTCTTTATTATTATCTTTTTGCCGATTTTCGTTTTCTTCGGATTGGTTTTTTTGTCATCCTTCATAGCTTACCTCCCCAATTCTTCTCTTCTGACATCACTTGTTTTCTCATTATAATTTAATTTCTCTATCCAGAGAATGCTTTTTAAATCTTCATCCAGATTTGAGTCCTCTTCAGGATCACACCCTTTGCTATTAAAGATTCTTTTTTATCTTTCCTTAAGACCTTTTTTCAGAGCATTAAGTTGATTTAATCTTTGCTCAAATATTTTTTCTGAATCAATTTCACGAGCAGTCACTTGGCTCAAAAATCGAAACTGACCTTTATCGTCTGTTTCATTTTCAAGTATTTCTAGTAGTTTATTCTTAATATTATTATCTATAATTTTTGCTATATCCCTCCCGAGTAGTCTGGCACTTGCTACAGGTAAAGTAAAATCTTCTTCTTCCAATATATCTGGATTTTTCTCATAAAGGTGATCTTCATTTCCAGCTTCCCAGTAATGATCAAATATTAGAATCAAATCTTTAGCGTCTTTATCACTCCCTGATGAGCGATCATTGAATGATATTAATTTCAAAATAGTCAAACCTGCAAGAGAAGCAACACGTATATCCAGTACCGGATCTGAACTTAATCTAACCATAGTAGCGCTTTTATATGCTTCTTCAAAACCTAATACATTTAAAATAGCTTCATCCTCTGGTGGCCATGTTATTTGATTGCCTTTGGTTTCAATATTACCGAAAGGAATAAAATCTATGGGGATACTATTATTGAAGAGAAACCTTTGAGATTCTCTTGATTTAGTAAATCTTCCCGTTTGGACTAAATCCTTTGATAATTTTTTATAATCTTCCCAGCTTGATACTTGTATTCCTATATCTATATCAACTGTAGCTCTAGTTGTATTAATTCCATAACCATAGCTTAGGATCATATCTCTTGCCGAAGCACCTACAATGAAATACTTTATTCCGGAAGAATCGGCTACCTTTGCTATGGTTTCGTAAATAGAAACCGTTAAAGGGTCAATCTTCCCCGATAAGTCTAGCAAGTTCTCGCTCATATATTATTTTGGCAGTTTCAGTATTTCTGGCATCGCCAGTTGCAATTAAATCCGCGTAAATCAAAATTGGTGGAACTAAATCTTTATAAGGCCAGTTATACTCTATTTCCCAAAAAGCTTTAAGGATCTCAACGTTACCGTTTGGTTTCTTTGCAAGTTTCTTTTGTAGTAATAATCTTGTTGGATCGTTCTTTACATAAATAGTAACAATTTCTGGTCTCAAATATTGGGTTGTTTTCGCCGCTGCTACTTCACCACCCCAATAGGCATCAAAATCTTGTATTTGAGTAAACTTCCACCATTCATCTTCATTGGCTTGGAATCTACCAAGCATTAATTTCGGTCTTAGGTTTTCAGGATAGGTTTCTGTCCATCGATCCAATAGTTTTCTCTTATTTATGAGCCTCCTGCCTCGCTTTTTAGTCCCGATTAAAAAGCCTGCCGCATTTAGGTCTCTTATTGCCCAGCCGACTGTTCCTAATGCAACTTTTGCTTTCTTGGCAATTTCTCTATATGGGGCATTCACTAATTCCGGCTGACACAGAAAAGCAAATACGACCTTTAATCCTGTAGGTTGAAAAGCCCTTATCTTTCGTTTCTTAGTAAGAACTTCAATTGCTTGTTTATTACCCTTGATAAATATAAACACCGGAGGTTCATTTATATATGCGTTGCCCGCCATGTCGATGAAGGGTATATCCAATTTCCTTAATTGCTCAGCTAAATTTGGGTTTATATAATCTGTAACAATTATTCTCTTTAGGTGGAACTGTGCAAATTTCGCAAGAAAGATTAAATGAATTTTGACTGGTGTAAGAAATTTTTCAATCTCAGCAACATATCTAATAACTTTTCCATCCACTGCTAGGCTAATGACATCAGCTTGGCGACCTTCAATATCTACTTCTCTCCCTTCAACCACAAAACCCAAGCCGGTTAATTTATTGAAAGCCTCTAAAGCTCTTTCAAGAATTTCAGCCTCTTTATTATGAGTTTCCTTTGGCATCACCATACTTTGTTCACTTTATCCAGATGTTCATTATTAATGAACATATCAATTTAGTGAACATTTGTCAATAATAAATTTGTACACTATTATTTAATGTTCACAAATAATGAACGAAGATAAATAGTGAACAGAAATTTGGAATGTGTCTTAGTGGACGTCAACAATAGTCAGGAATCACAGTGAGTTAGACAAATAAGTGCGGAATTATATCCCTTTCCTTGCTCATTTATTGGCAGCCATAAAAGCATCAAGCTCGGCGATGTATTTCCGCTTCTCTGTCTCCGGCAGGAAACTGGCCTGAAAAGAGTTTTTGGCTAGACGGTAGATATCCTCCTTGGTTAGATTGAAAGTAGATTGAACGGCTAGATAATTATCCCCCACATAACCTCCGACATAGGCCGGGTCGTCGGAATTAATAGTTACGAGGAGACCCTGGTCCATGAGATATTTGACGTTGTGTTTCTCCATGCTCGGGAAAACACACAACTTCACGTTGGAAATGGGACAGACCGTAAGAGGAATCTCTTCTTTAGCCAGTTCTTGCACCAGCTCCGTGTCTTCCACACAGCGCACTCCATGGTCTATGCGGAGGACCTTCAGCTTGTCGAGTGCTTCGCGGATGTACTCGGCCGGGCCTTCTTCGCCTGCATGAGCTACAGGTAGAAAGCCCGCTTGCCGTGCCTTCTCAAAAACCTGGGTAAACTTACCGGGAGGATTACCCATCTCGTCGGAATCCAAGCCCACACCGATTATTTTATCCTTAAACGGTAGCGCTAGTTCCAGTGTGCTCATGGCGTCTTCACTGCTCAAGTCCCTCAAGAAGCACAGAATCAGATAGGAGGAAATATTAAGCTCTCTCCGCCCGTCGACCAACGCACCATATATACCGTCTATTACCGTCTCGAAGGGAATACCACGCCTGGTATGAGTTTGCGGGTCGAAGAAGATCTCCGTATGCCTTACGTTGTCCTGAGACACCCGTTTGAGATAAGACATAGTTAGGTCGTAGAAATCCTCCTCATTTTTTAAAACCTGAGCACCAGCATAGTAAACGTCGAGAAAGGACTGCAGGTTTTCAAACTGGTAAGCCTGCTTTACCTCTTCCACCGAACGGTAAGGAAGTTTTATCCCGTTTCTCCCGGCCATCATGAACATCATCTCCGGCTCTAAGGTTCCTTCGATATGGATGTGAAGTTCCGCCTTTGGAATTTTTTTGGTGAAATCCTCCACGCGCTTTTCTCCGTTTTATTAAAATTTAGCGAAATTATGAGTCGAGAATAACATGGCGTCAATCTCAGCTTGTAGAAAGCAAATCTCTGGCAAGTTATTAATGTTTTGCTCAACAGTAGTAACACACCTAACGCTGTGCTAACCTTATTCATTGAAATAGTCTTTTGATCCTACTCCCCCTTGTTCTTCCCCACTTACTAAACCGGTCCTGAGCTTGGTCGAAGGGCCTGTGCTGATGAAGTCGAAGCAGGGGGAATTAAAGAGGGGATGCTTCCTCTTGTCCGTAATTGGAGCCATTTGATTAGTACCGGACGAACTCTTATGATCAATCTCTTATTTGGGACAAGCTTGATAGCGCTATTATTCAGATGCAATCGGATAGATGTTCATCATCGATGTGAAAAGGCGGGGCGCTAATCACACAAAGACGGTTACTCTGCGTCGCCCCGGTGATCTTGTGATGGCTTCCTTTGGTGATAAGGCACAGGTCATTAGCGCCCAGATGTTCAGTCCAGATTTTGTTTTCCTGGGGGTCGTAAAGCTCTAGCATTACTTCGCCGTCCAGGACGAAGTAAATCTCATCAAAACCTTTATGGTAGTGTGCAATAGTAGGTTTGATGTCTAAAGCGATGGCAACACCCAGCGGCTGATAATCAATGTATACTGTTAGCCGAACATGCGACTTTATGAAGAGGAAGAAATACGGATTGGCGGTGGCTTTCCATCTCTGATTAGATTTTTCCCCGGGGACGTTGCCAAACCCTTGGTCGTTTTTTTCCCCGGATGGGCCCATTTGGGGAGAATCAGCTACGGCTTTCCTGGTTGTAACAAAGAGCACTTTCTAGCTCACTGGATTAATCGGAAGGGTTATCCTTTTTTGGCAACGTCTTATCCAATCGATCACCCGGTCTACAGCAAGGTGTATCCCCACTTTACTTTTACCGACTGGGGAAAGATGGCCGCCGAGATTGTGGACCGGTTTATATCTGAAAAAGGCCTCGGCAAAGATGTGATAGGCATAAGCTGGAGCGCCGCCGGGCAGGTGATAAGGCCATTCAACGTCGCCTGCAGTTCATTGGGAATAAAAGTCCTTTTCCACCTCGGTTTAGAATCTTCCCCGGCCCTCCAGATCCCGTCAGACCGCACAATCGGTATGAAGAAGACAGAAAAAAGCATGGTGTCACTGGAAGACTCTCATTACGATTTATTCTGGAAGGAAATAGAGGATCAAAATCACTTAAATAGCGATGATATCATCCCGAAGGAGGTTTACTTCAGGGGTTTTTTGGG comes from Thermodesulfobacteriota bacterium and encodes:
- a CDS encoding AMP-binding protein translates to MLLHDLFAEALKNTPDKEAIIFKGRSTSYRELYDLMNRSARALLSLGIVRGDRVAIFMENRVELVELYFACFRICAIAVPLNHRYQTDEVIYAVNHCGAKVLIADGSLFPRAEGIKDSVQSLQGIYVFGDEPTNMENSWSRILKNLPENAEWPLVQENDPAMILYTSGSTNKPKGVTHTHGSIFHTASSRKISQCLTEEDVSLAATAICHAGASIGVTFPTLYAGGTVVILEKTDPVLFLEALIKHRPTRTVILPAQLLDAVEHPQAQSVDFNCLKEVECGGDQISHDLYEHFNKVAGYELNQLYGLTECEGACINPPFGLIKRGSIGKPREGVEIRLVNPDGKDVPDGEIGEILIKSASVMIGYWNDPENTKKTFLDGWLRTGDLGRRDEDGYHHFNGRIKEVIIKGGSNVAPGEVEEVIDDHPDVIISGVVGTPDPRYGQLIHAFIELKPGLENPPGEKELSAYAAKRLAAYKVPDRWTFVEELPRNEVGKIDRRGLHALAAKLDSK
- a CDS encoding adenosine deaminase, translating into MEDFTKKIPKAELHIHIEGTLEPEMMFMMAGRNGIKLPYRSVEEVKQAYQFENLQSFLDVYYAGAQVLKNEEDFYDLTMSYLKRVSQDNVRHTEIFFDPQTHTRRGIPFETVIDGIYGALVDGRRELNISSYLILCFLRDLSSEDAMSTLELALPFKDKIIGVGLDSDEMGNPPGKFTQVFEKARQAGFLPVAHAGEEGPAEYIREALDKLKVLRIDHGVRCVEDTELVQELAKEEIPLTVCPISNVKLCVFPSMEKHNVKYLMDQGLLVTINSDDPAYVGGYVGDNYLAVQSTFNLTKEDIYRLAKNSFQASFLPETEKRKYIAELDAFMAANK
- a CDS encoding type IV toxin-antitoxin system AbiEi family antitoxin; this encodes MPKETHNKEAEILERALEAFNKLTGLGFVVEGREVDIEGRQADVISLAVDGKVIRYVAEIEKFLTPVKIHLIFLAKFAQFHLKRIIVTDYINPNLAEQLRKLDIPFIDMAGNAYINEPPVFIFIKGNKQAIEVLTKKRKIRAFQPTGLKVVFAFLCQPELVNAPYREIAKKAKVALGTVGWAIRDLNAAGFLIGTKKRGRRLINKRKLLDRWTETYPENLRPKLMLGRFQANEDEWWKFTQIQDFDAYWGGEVAAAKTTQYLRPEIVTIYVKNDPTRLLLQKKLAKKPNGNVEILKAFWEIEYNWPYKDLVPPILIYADLIATGDARNTETAKIIYERELARLIGED